A genomic stretch from Haloferax sp. Atlit-12N includes:
- a CDS encoding metal-dependent transcriptional regulator, with translation MIGAPQYLLTLYIAEREDGEETPISPGYVADALDRSPPAATERLQNLDAKGLVRYEPYEGATLTDEGRDTAGELYDTYRILSRFCRDVLGVDDHEHEAMQLVGNVSPTVAERLAATLLRGGDNRGEATEATESASQLSPESPTS, from the coding sequence ATGATCGGCGCGCCGCAGTACCTCCTCACGCTGTACATCGCCGAGCGGGAGGACGGCGAGGAGACGCCGATTTCGCCGGGCTACGTCGCCGACGCGCTCGACCGCTCACCGCCCGCGGCGACGGAGCGCCTCCAGAACCTCGACGCGAAGGGGCTCGTTCGCTACGAGCCCTACGAGGGCGCGACGCTCACTGACGAAGGGCGCGACACGGCCGGAGAACTCTACGACACCTACCGCATTCTCTCGCGGTTCTGTCGGGACGTGCTCGGCGTCGACGACCACGAGCACGAGGCGATGCAACTGGTCGGAAACGTCAGCCCGACGGTTGCCGAACGGCTCGCGGCGACGCTGCTCCGCGGGGGCGACAACCGCGGCGAAGCGACCGAGGCGACCGAATCGGCGTCGCAACTCTCTCCCGAAAGCCCCACGAGTTGA
- the dpsA gene encoding DNA starvation/stationary phase protection protein DpsA: protein MSTQKSVLKEAGSVGDNPVRLDTEKAEQIIEALNTDLADAYVLYHQLHKHHWNVEGAEHLRIHEFLQEAYEEVEEAADEIAERLQSIGGVPHASMPALSEAATVEPEDEDVYDIRTSLSNDLEMYGDIIESYREHIELAAGLGDHATAHMLREQLIEIEEHAHVIDHYLEDDTLVQ, encoded by the coding sequence ATGAGCACGCAGAAGTCTGTCCTCAAGGAAGCAGGTAGCGTCGGCGACAACCCGGTCCGTCTCGACACTGAGAAGGCCGAACAGATAATCGAAGCGCTGAACACCGACCTCGCGGACGCCTACGTCCTCTACCACCAGCTCCACAAGCACCACTGGAACGTCGAAGGTGCCGAACACCTCCGCATCCACGAGTTCCTCCAGGAGGCCTACGAGGAAGTCGAGGAGGCCGCGGACGAAATCGCAGAGCGCCTCCAGTCCATCGGCGGCGTCCCCCACGCCAGCATGCCGGCGCTGAGCGAGGCGGCGACCGTCGAGCCCGAGGACGAGGACGTCTACGACATCCGCACGTCGCTCTCGAACGACCTCGAGATGTACGGCGACATCATCGAGAGCTACCGCGAACACATCGAACTCGCCGCGGGTCTCGGCGACCACGCGACGGCGCACATGCTCCGCGAGCAACTCATCGAAATCGAAGAACACGCCCACGTCATCGACCACTACCTCGAAGACGACACGCTCGTCCAGTAA
- a CDS encoding DUF6069 family protein gives MATVTPAVRPTWTDLMRRGAATAAVATVANALLLTLVLETGLVEPFAPLSYPPVVFLSAAGAVAATFVYGLLAGRVADADRTFFRVAVAVLVASFAPDLGLLYVDPGATVPGVLVLMLMHVVVAAVCVASLTELGWGVPEGKRPDGTDE, from the coding sequence ATGGCAACTGTGACACCCGCAGTCCGCCCGACGTGGACGGACCTCATGCGTCGCGGAGCGGCGACCGCGGCGGTCGCAACCGTCGCGAACGCGCTCCTCTTGACGCTCGTCCTCGAAACGGGCCTCGTCGAACCGTTCGCACCGCTTTCGTACCCGCCGGTCGTGTTCCTCTCGGCCGCCGGTGCGGTCGCGGCGACGTTCGTCTACGGGCTGCTCGCGGGCCGCGTCGCGGACGCGGACCGGACGTTCTTCAGGGTCGCCGTCGCGGTGCTCGTGGCGTCCTTCGCACCCGACCTCGGACTCCTGTACGTCGACCCCGGAGCGACGGTACCGGGCGTCCTCGTACTGATGCTGATGCACGTCGTGGTCGCGGCGGTCTGTGTGGCGTCGCTCACCGAACTCGGCTGGGGCGTTCCGGAGGGGAAACGCCCGGACGGGACCGACGAGTGA
- a CDS encoding aconitate hydratase, with amino-acid sequence MSDVDTLDAVREFEHDGTTYKMADLTVLEEQGLCELDRLPVSIRILLESVLRNVDGDIVTEDDVRNAASWEPDVPNVEVPFTPSRVVLQDLTGVPAVVDLAALRSAADRAGKDPKIVEPEVPCDLVIDHSVQVDFFGSPDAYEKNVELEYERNAERYKALKWAQNAFDNFSVVPPGTGIVHQVNLEHLGRVVHDREWRGDRWLLPDTLVGTDSHTPMIGGIGVVGWGVGGIEAEAAMLGQPITMKLPEVVGVKLEGELPEGATATDLVLHVTEQLREVGVVDRFVEFFGPGVGNLSVPDRATISNMAPEQGSTISVFPVDEATLDYLELTGREPEHIELVREYLESQGLFGEQHPEYTETVDVDLSTVEPSLAGPKRPQDRVGMGDMKTHFRELLYGEFEDAVDDVDEEAIVRWLGEGGGDPDGELAGDGGALTETPEAAPEEPDLGELTKRVEVELGGETVEIGHGSVVVSAITSCTNTSNPSVMVAAGLLARNALEKGLDVPEYVKTSLAPGSRVVTEYLKKADLLPHLEALGYDVVGYGCTTCIGNAGPLPEPIENAIDEHGLWTTSVLSGNRNFEARIHPKIRANYLASPPLVVAYGLAGRMDIDLETDPLGTDDDGNAVYLADIWPDADEIRETIHDSVDPSMFREKYAEVFEGDERWEALEAPTGDVYDWDDESTYIREPPFFTDFPLEKPGVSDIEDARCLLTLGDTVTTDHISPAGPFGSKLPAGQWLMDHGVDPVDFNTYGSRRGNHEVMMRGTFANVRIENQMLDDVEGGYTIHHPTGEETTVFEASQRYREEETPLVVLSGVEFGTGSSRDWAAKGTDLLGVRATIAESYERIYRDNLVGMGVLPLQFEDGDSWESLGLDGSEQFDIRGLDDGLEVNDELTVVATKDDGTEIEFDVTAQVGTPAAVTYVENGGILHYVLRRLLTEN; translated from the coding sequence ATGAGTGATGTAGATACGCTGGACGCCGTCCGTGAGTTCGAACACGACGGAACCACGTACAAGATGGCGGACCTGACCGTCTTAGAAGAACAGGGCCTCTGCGAACTCGACCGACTGCCGGTGAGCATCCGCATCCTCCTGGAGTCGGTGCTGCGAAACGTCGACGGCGACATCGTCACCGAAGACGACGTGCGGAACGCCGCCTCGTGGGAGCCGGACGTGCCGAACGTCGAAGTCCCGTTCACGCCGTCTCGCGTCGTGTTGCAGGACCTGACTGGCGTGCCCGCGGTCGTCGACCTCGCGGCGCTCCGGTCGGCCGCCGACCGCGCCGGCAAGGACCCGAAAATCGTCGAACCCGAGGTCCCCTGTGACCTCGTTATCGACCACAGCGTGCAGGTGGACTTCTTCGGCTCGCCCGACGCCTACGAGAAGAACGTCGAGTTGGAGTACGAGCGCAACGCCGAGCGCTACAAGGCGCTCAAGTGGGCGCAGAACGCCTTCGACAACTTCAGTGTCGTCCCGCCGGGCACGGGCATCGTCCACCAGGTGAACCTCGAACACCTCGGGCGCGTCGTCCACGACCGCGAGTGGCGCGGCGACCGCTGGCTCCTCCCCGACACGCTCGTCGGCACCGACAGCCACACGCCGATGATAGGTGGTATCGGCGTCGTCGGCTGGGGCGTCGGCGGTATCGAGGCCGAGGCGGCGATGCTCGGCCAGCCCATCACGATGAAGCTCCCCGAGGTCGTCGGCGTCAAACTCGAAGGCGAACTCCCCGAGGGCGCGACCGCGACCGACCTCGTGTTGCACGTCACCGAACAGCTCCGCGAGGTCGGCGTCGTCGACCGGTTCGTCGAGTTCTTCGGCCCCGGCGTGGGGAACCTCTCGGTCCCCGACCGGGCGACCATCTCCAACATGGCCCCCGAACAGGGGTCGACCATCAGCGTCTTCCCGGTCGACGAGGCGACGCTGGACTACCTCGAACTCACGGGCCGCGAACCCGAACACATCGAACTCGTCCGCGAGTACCTCGAATCACAGGGCCTCTTCGGCGAGCAACACCCCGAGTACACGGAGACGGTCGACGTCGACCTCTCCACCGTCGAGCCGAGCCTCGCCGGGCCGAAGCGCCCGCAGGACCGCGTCGGCATGGGCGACATGAAGACGCACTTCCGCGAACTCCTCTACGGCGAGTTCGAAGACGCCGTCGACGACGTGGACGAGGAGGCCATCGTCCGTTGGCTCGGTGAGGGAGGGGGCGACCCCGACGGCGAACTCGCGGGTGACGGCGGGGCGCTGACGGAGACGCCCGAGGCGGCACCCGAGGAACCCGACCTCGGCGAGTTGACGAAGCGCGTCGAAGTCGAACTCGGCGGCGAGACGGTCGAAATCGGCCACGGGAGCGTCGTCGTCAGCGCCATCACGTCCTGTACGAACACCTCGAACCCGTCTGTCATGGTCGCCGCGGGCCTCCTCGCACGCAACGCGTTGGAGAAGGGCCTCGACGTGCCCGAGTACGTCAAGACGAGCCTCGCGCCGGGGAGCCGCGTCGTCACGGAGTACCTGAAGAAGGCCGACCTGCTCCCGCACCTCGAAGCGCTCGGCTACGACGTGGTCGGCTACGGCTGTACCACCTGTATCGGCAACGCCGGGCCGCTCCCGGAACCCATCGAGAACGCCATCGACGAACACGGGCTGTGGACCACGAGCGTCCTCAGCGGCAACCGCAACTTCGAGGCGCGCATCCACCCGAAGATTCGCGCGAACTACCTCGCCAGCCCGCCGCTCGTCGTCGCCTACGGCCTCGCCGGGCGGATGGACATCGACCTCGAAACCGACCCGCTCGGCACCGACGACGACGGCAACGCCGTCTACCTCGCCGACATCTGGCCGGACGCCGACGAGATTCGGGAGACCATCCACGACAGCGTCGACCCGTCGATGTTCCGCGAGAAGTACGCCGAGGTGTTCGAGGGCGACGAGCGCTGGGAGGCGCTCGAAGCGCCGACCGGCGACGTGTACGACTGGGACGACGAGTCGACCTACATCCGCGAGCCGCCGTTCTTCACGGACTTCCCGCTGGAGAAACCCGGCGTCTCCGACATCGAGGACGCCCGCTGTCTCCTGACGCTCGGCGACACGGTGACGACCGACCACATCAGCCCCGCCGGGCCGTTCGGGTCGAAGCTGCCGGCCGGCCAGTGGCTCATGGACCACGGCGTCGACCCCGTGGACTTCAACACCTACGGCTCCCGCCGCGGCAACCACGAGGTAATGATGCGCGGGACGTTCGCCAACGTCCGCATCGAAAACCAGATGCTCGACGACGTGGAGGGCGGCTACACGATTCACCACCCGACGGGCGAGGAGACGACCGTCTTCGAGGCCAGCCAGCGCTACCGCGAGGAGGAGACCCCGCTCGTCGTCCTCTCGGGCGTCGAGTTCGGGACCGGTTCGAGCCGCGACTGGGCGGCCAAGGGCACGGACCTCCTCGGCGTCCGCGCGACCATCGCCGAGAGCTACGAGCGCATCTACCGCGACAACCTCGTCGGCATGGGCGTCCTCCCGCTCCAGTTCGAAGACGGCGACTCGTGGGAGTCGCTCGGCCTCGACGGCTCCGAGCAGTTCGACATCCGCGGCCTCGACGACGGCCTCGAAGTCAACGACGAACTGACCGTAGTCGCCACGAAGGACGACGGGACCGAAATCGAGTTCGACGTGACCGCGCAGGTCGGCACGCCCGCCGCGGTGACGTACGTCGAAAACGGCGGTATCCTCCACTACGTGCTCCGTCGGCTCCTGACCGAGAACTGA